One segment of Olsenella uli DSM 7084 DNA contains the following:
- a CDS encoding sugar phosphate isomerase/epimerase family protein has protein sequence MSTIAMRDVSVMGTSYVHHSFEYFLDSMCELGIHGIDLWGAEPFYCRLDYPDSHSAMQRLRKMRAEMEARDQRVTIYTPETLGYPFNFSDPNPALTLRTIEYFKWAFEDAHVLGCNRVFINSGSGLRDLSREESLKRCVDTFRVILDLAEAEDIIVPLEQLQPYESNLVVGLGDVRHMLEAVGSPNLRVCVDLTAMEVQGEDLEQYFDAFGDKVEWIHYSDSHHEVVGSGAYGRDKLAGFIRTLEDHDFENGIDLEINDSIYWEDPHGPHVETCRYLREELGLRD, from the coding sequence ATGTCGACAATTGCCATGCGTGACGTCTCCGTCATGGGGACGTCCTACGTGCACCACTCATTCGAGTACTTTCTGGACTCCATGTGCGAGCTTGGTATCCATGGTATCGACCTCTGGGGCGCGGAGCCCTTCTACTGCAGGCTCGACTACCCAGACAGCCACTCTGCGATGCAGCGATTGAGGAAGATGCGTGCGGAGATGGAGGCCAGGGACCAGCGCGTCACCATCTATACGCCGGAGACCCTCGGCTACCCGTTCAACTTCAGCGATCCCAATCCCGCCCTCACCCTACGGACCATCGAGTACTTCAAGTGGGCGTTCGAGGACGCACACGTGCTCGGGTGCAACCGCGTGTTCATCAACAGCGGCTCGGGGCTCAGAGACCTCTCGCGTGAGGAGTCCCTCAAACGATGCGTGGACACGTTCAGGGTCATACTCGACCTCGCCGAGGCGGAAGACATCATCGTCCCCCTCGAGCAGCTGCAGCCGTACGAGTCCAACCTTGTGGTGGGGCTTGGGGATGTGCGCCACATGCTTGAGGCGGTCGGCTCGCCCAACCTGAGGGTCTGCGTTGACCTCACGGCCATGGAGGTCCAAGGGGAGGACCTCGAGCAGTACTTTGACGCCTTCGGAGACAAGGTGGAGTGGATCCACTACTCCGACAGCCACCACGAGGTTGTAGGCAGCGGCGCCTACGGGAGGGACAAGCTTGCGGGATTCATCCGCACGCTTGAGGACCATGACTTCGAGAACGGCATCGATCTCGAGATCAACGACTCCATCTACTGGGAGGACCCCCATGGGCCACATGTTGAGACGTGCAGGTACCTGCGCGAGGAACTGGGCCTGAGGGACTAG
- a CDS encoding ribokinase has translation MSAKDVIVLNSHGVGQYAYCDRMPRWGETLSVRKWHIAEDGGKGSNVTVALGRLGLNVAYVGKVGNDAWGDLGDRWMREAGADTTYLYRDPGVSTGTGLVLIAPDGRNSIIDGDSSGAALTIEEVYAAIDAMAGSKYFVTGFEIPEEVALAGARHACELGMKTVLNPSPLPEGGLSPIGYIDYLFVNEVESEHIAGVSANDPRELAAAVLRVTGAKNVVVTLGSEGSCALTEEGDFIEVDPVHVDNVANTAGAGDGFMAATVAGLVREKPLREAMEWASHYAALVVTIDGTIPAYRPLDEVEAFIEREDVLS, from the coding sequence ATGTCGGCAAAAGACGTCATCGTCCTCAACAGCCATGGGGTGGGGCAGTACGCGTATTGCGACCGCATGCCCCGCTGGGGGGAGACCCTCTCGGTCAGGAAGTGGCATATCGCCGAAGACGGCGGGAAGGGCTCTAACGTGACCGTGGCGCTTGGGCGCCTTGGGCTGAACGTGGCCTACGTCGGCAAGGTGGGGAATGACGCGTGGGGCGACCTCGGTGACAGATGGATGCGCGAGGCAGGCGCGGATACGACCTACCTCTACCGCGACCCTGGCGTATCGACGGGGACGGGTCTCGTCCTCATCGCGCCCGACGGTCGAAACTCGATCATCGATGGGGACAGCTCGGGCGCCGCCCTCACCATCGAGGAGGTATATGCCGCAATCGACGCGATGGCCGGCTCGAAGTACTTCGTCACGGGCTTCGAAATACCCGAAGAAGTCGCGCTTGCCGGTGCTCGCCATGCCTGCGAGCTGGGTATGAAGACCGTCCTCAACCCGTCACCGCTCCCAGAGGGAGGGCTCTCCCCGATCGGCTACATCGACTACCTCTTCGTGAACGAGGTGGAGTCCGAGCACATCGCGGGCGTCTCGGCGAACGATCCGAGGGAGCTTGCGGCTGCGGTGCTCAGGGTGACCGGTGCGAAGAACGTTGTCGTGACCCTGGGTTCCGAGGGCTCCTGCGCCCTTACGGAGGAGGGCGACTTCATCGAGGTCGATCCCGTCCACGTGGACAACGTGGCCAACACCGCCGGAGCTGGCGACGGCTTCATGGCCGCTACGGTGGCCGGGCTCGTGCGGGAAAAGCCCCTGCGCGAGGCCATGGAGTGGGCGAGCCACTATGCCGCGCTGGTAGTCACCATCGACGGCACCATCCCCGCCTATCGTCCCCTCGACGAGGTCGAGGCCTTCATCGAGAGAGAGGATGTCTTGTCATAG
- a CDS encoding nucleoside/nucleotide kinase family protein translates to MRVSITVNGLDIEASYRDEDIEGVFKPLVRHWSAAQRRLGGRYIVLMSAPPGSGKTTLSLCLAQLSHDMDGCVPIQAIGMDGYHYPNAYLDSHTYVEDGETITLRSRKGASFTYDVAGLRAKLADARGEHPTPWPEYSRVLHDAVPDAMEVTGDILLVEGNYFQIGEGAWAGIGELADETVYISAPMGLLRDRLVGRKLKGGSTQEEAEAWFERSDDKNVRRVLGGHVPADIELALGEDGGYTLTKGTELLVGDPHYERGAKGQRGHPLRPASPWSQLSDSN, encoded by the coding sequence ATGCGAGTGAGCATCACCGTGAACGGCCTGGACATCGAGGCCAGCTATCGCGACGAGGACATCGAGGGCGTCTTCAAACCCCTCGTGCGGCACTGGTCCGCCGCCCAGCGTCGCCTGGGCGGGCGCTACATCGTGCTCATGAGCGCGCCTCCGGGATCGGGCAAGACGACGCTCTCGCTCTGCCTCGCGCAGCTGTCGCACGACATGGACGGCTGCGTGCCCATCCAGGCGATCGGCATGGACGGCTATCACTATCCCAACGCCTACCTGGACTCCCATACCTACGTGGAGGACGGCGAGACGATCACGCTGCGCTCGCGCAAGGGGGCGTCCTTCACCTACGACGTGGCGGGACTGCGGGCGAAGCTGGCGGACGCGCGCGGCGAGCACCCCACCCCCTGGCCCGAGTACTCGCGCGTGCTGCATGACGCCGTCCCCGACGCGATGGAGGTCACGGGGGACATCCTGCTGGTCGAGGGCAACTACTTCCAGATCGGCGAGGGCGCATGGGCGGGCATTGGCGAGCTTGCCGACGAGACCGTCTACATCTCCGCGCCGATGGGGCTGCTGCGCGACAGGCTCGTGGGTCGCAAGCTGAAGGGCGGTTCCACGCAAGAGGAGGCAGAGGCCTGGTTCGAACGGTCGGACGACAAGAACGTCCGTCGCGTGCTCGGCGGGCACGTGCCCGCCGACATCGAGCTCGCGCTCGGCGAGGACGGGGGCTACACGCTCACGAAGGGCACCGAGCTGCTGGTAGGGGACCCGCACTATGAGAGAGGAGCAAAGGGCCAGAGGGGTCATCCCCTCCGGCCTGCTTCTCCCTGGAGCCAGTTATCAGACTCGAACTGA
- a CDS encoding SDR family NAD(P)-dependent oxidoreductase, translating to MEGIKGKVVVVTGAASGIGKATVKRFSDEGALVAMLDLKQDALEASAEDLGLAEGAYMVQPVDVTVDGQVCSAVSAVVKRFGRIDVLCNIAGIGGRVGPVEDQPVSDARTVIEVNLLGTYCMINRVLPVMKAQGEGVILNTASVDGTACYAYEAPYAMSKAGVIHLTQCLANENGNTIRVNCVSPGWVKTPMMDETADGFGGMDYQNEGDLVDYGPLGRAEEPSEIAGIFAFLASDDAKVLNGVDIHADGGKYLGKQ from the coding sequence ATGGAAGGAATAAAGGGCAAGGTCGTGGTGGTTACCGGTGCAGCGAGTGGCATCGGAAAGGCAACCGTGAAGCGCTTCTCGGACGAGGGGGCGCTCGTCGCGATGCTCGACCTGAAGCAGGACGCACTTGAGGCGTCTGCCGAGGACCTGGGCCTTGCCGAGGGCGCATATATGGTCCAGCCTGTTGACGTCACGGTTGACGGGCAGGTCTGCTCCGCAGTGAGTGCGGTAGTTAAAAGGTTCGGGCGCATCGATGTCCTGTGCAACATAGCGGGAATCGGTGGCAGGGTCGGTCCCGTGGAGGACCAGCCCGTTTCCGATGCGCGCACGGTCATCGAGGTCAATCTCCTGGGCACGTACTGCATGATCAACCGCGTCCTGCCTGTCATGAAGGCTCAGGGCGAGGGCGTGATCCTCAATACCGCCTCGGTGGACGGAACCGCGTGCTACGCATATGAGGCCCCCTATGCCATGAGCAAGGCGGGGGTCATCCACCTCACGCAGTGCCTCGCCAATGAGAACGGCAACACGATCCGCGTCAACTGCGTGTCACCCGGCTGGGTCAAGACCCCGATGATGGATGAGACGGCAGACGGCTTTGGTGGCATGGACTACCAGAACGAAGGCGACCTGGTGGACTACGGTCCCCTCGGTCGTGCGGAGGAGCCCTCCGAGATAGCGGGCATATTCGCCTTCCTGGCGTCCGACGACGCGAAGGTCCTCAACGGTGTGGACATCCACGCTGACGGAGGCAAATACCTGGGAAAGCAGTAG
- a CDS encoding amino acid permease, translated as MSGNKEVVKGGEGMERHLGLSTAIALGVGTTIGSGIFTSVGAVAAAAGAPLLTILAFLLGGIIMIPQNLIYAEYSTAYSEDGGQFVYFREAGWPFMAMFFIWSCWWASDPVGIAIMALTVANYLAFFTGWSSMVVSVIACLLIIFFTWLHMCHKHAGAKWQNFITAFKVIPFLLLVVVGLFFISGGNFGAAPVASSAAASGNIFGAMIAGVAATTWSYDGMQTCVTMGGEVKNPKRNMPIALIGTVFAVTLLYVLLSVSAVGLVDIDVLAASDAPVAEAFSHIPGIGTQAGTVAAILAVVVVTGSLSSLIMFQARGEMKAAQEGYWWRSWGKIDPKYDSPVVSMLWQSGFALVLVWATSIQSLVAIFTFICLLRNALLFCAWFSLKRKSNYHPTFKAPGGPVMAILAIVPSLILMFGELSGIISGEVPLFSFNPISAGILVVISALPFFLRWRRVNADIIEEAEARRNAEIKKEVAEEAAVQ; from the coding sequence ATGTCTGGCAACAAAGAAGTTGTCAAGGGTGGCGAGGGCATGGAGCGCCACCTCGGCCTGAGCACGGCAATCGCGCTCGGTGTCGGAACTACCATCGGCTCAGGAATCTTCACATCGGTCGGCGCGGTTGCCGCGGCGGCTGGCGCGCCGCTTCTGACGATCCTCGCCTTCCTGCTCGGCGGCATCATCATGATTCCGCAGAACCTCATCTATGCGGAGTATTCTACGGCCTACTCCGAGGACGGTGGACAGTTTGTCTACTTCCGCGAGGCCGGATGGCCGTTCATGGCCATGTTCTTCATCTGGTCCTGCTGGTGGGCCTCTGATCCTGTTGGCATCGCGATCATGGCCCTCACGGTCGCGAACTACCTCGCGTTCTTCACCGGCTGGTCCTCGATGGTCGTCTCTGTCATCGCATGCCTGCTGATCATCTTCTTCACTTGGCTGCATATGTGCCATAAGCATGCGGGCGCCAAATGGCAGAACTTCATTACCGCGTTCAAGGTCATCCCGTTCCTGCTCCTTGTCGTCGTCGGCCTGTTCTTCATCAGTGGCGGCAACTTTGGGGCCGCTCCCGTCGCGAGCTCCGCTGCCGCCTCGGGAAACATCTTCGGTGCAATGATCGCCGGCGTTGCCGCGACCACGTGGTCTTATGACGGCATGCAGACCTGTGTCACCATGGGTGGTGAGGTCAAGAACCCCAAGAGGAACATGCCGATCGCCCTGATCGGTACGGTCTTCGCGGTCACCCTGCTCTACGTCCTGCTGTCCGTCTCTGCCGTCGGCCTGGTCGACATCGACGTCCTCGCCGCATCCGACGCGCCTGTCGCCGAGGCGTTCTCGCACATTCCGGGCATCGGCACCCAGGCCGGTACCGTCGCCGCCATCCTCGCCGTCGTTGTCGTAACCGGCTCCCTGTCCTCCCTCATCATGTTCCAGGCTCGTGGAGAGATGAAGGCCGCCCAGGAGGGCTACTGGTGGCGTTCCTGGGGCAAGATCGACCCCAAGTACGACTCCCCTGTCGTCTCGATGCTCTGGCAGTCTGGCTTTGCGCTCGTTCTCGTCTGGGCGACCAGCATCCAGTCCCTTGTCGCCATCTTCACCTTCATCTGCCTGCTGCGTAACGCCCTGCTCTTCTGTGCCTGGTTCTCCCTGAAGAGGAAGTCCAACTACCACCCGACCTTCAAGGCCCCCGGCGGTCCGGTCATGGCCATCCTTGCCATCGTCCCGTCGTTGATCCTGATGTTCGGCGAGCTGAGCGGCATCATCTCGGGCGAGGTCCCCCTGTTCAGCTTCAATCCGATCAGCGCCGGCATCTTGGTCGTCATCTCGGCGCTGCCGTTCTTCCTGCGCTGGAGGAGGGTCAACGCCGACATCATCGAGGAGGCCGAGGCCCGTCGTAACGCCGAGATCAAGAAGGAGGTTGCCGAGGAGGCCGCGGTCCAGTAA
- a CDS encoding glucose-6-phosphate isomerase family protein, with translation MWFDPGFDIEPDYRAMTFRYGPDTFGPMPERRHLDDIRQSLRDPCCTGPEIPYIVSMDVGRMADRTDLIGRNLLYGAMIYAVGTLGSEPVRSQGHVHAVSVSCGCSTPEVYEIWDGEAVIYMQESAQDQPGSCYAVHAKPGQVVVVPPAWAHCTVNADPSRPMAFGAWCVRDYGFDYADVRRHGGLAYFPEVRTGGLSWVHNDAYEPSSLILREARGAEELGLTSGMSIYEQYERDHELFRFVTDPQTARNIWAVHEP, from the coding sequence ATGTGGTTCGACCCTGGATTCGACATCGAACCTGACTACCGGGCCATGACCTTCAGGTACGGTCCCGACACCTTTGGCCCGATGCCCGAGCGCCGGCATCTGGACGACATCAGGCAGAGCCTGCGTGACCCATGCTGCACGGGACCCGAAATCCCCTACATCGTGTCGATGGACGTGGGGCGCATGGCCGATCGCACGGACCTGATAGGGCGCAACCTGCTCTATGGCGCGATGATCTACGCCGTCGGCACGCTGGGGAGCGAGCCCGTACGCAGCCAGGGACATGTGCATGCGGTCTCCGTCTCGTGCGGCTGCTCCACGCCAGAGGTCTATGAGATCTGGGACGGCGAGGCCGTCATCTACATGCAGGAGAGCGCCCAGGACCAGCCTGGCAGCTGCTATGCGGTTCATGCCAAGCCGGGGCAGGTAGTGGTGGTGCCGCCGGCCTGGGCCCACTGCACCGTCAATGCCGATCCGTCTCGTCCCATGGCCTTCGGGGCCTGGTGCGTGCGAGATTACGGCTTCGACTATGCGGATGTTCGCCGGCATGGGGGGCTGGCCTACTTTCCCGAGGTCAGGACCGGCGGCCTCTCGTGGGTGCACAACGACGCATACGAGCCGTCCTCCCTCATCCTGCGCGAGGCCCGTGGCGCCGAGGAGCTGGGCCTGACGAGCGGCATGAGCATCTACGAGCAGTACGAGCGCGACCACGAGCTCTTCCGCTTCGTCACCGATCCGCAGACGGCCCGGAACATCTGGGCCGTCCATGAGCCGTAA
- a CDS encoding SIS domain-containing protein, which yields MIKYDRQHELDSVNGALAIRPQIERVVDEICERGYDLICYMGIGGTWASALQVESHVKELSDLPITVENAGQFNVVGNRRITKKSVVVFSSVSGNTAEMVAAMETLKREGVTTIGFVDVADSPLAKDATHCITYPENEQLKFSMVADRFMENAGQFPQYEEYYAQLDANLAEGLASVAVASDEFARDFAQEHHDDPIHYFVGAGGQYGSTYSYAMCYWEEQHWLRTKSIHAAEFFHGMFEVVDRDTNVTVFLGEDAERPLAERVAKFLPKVCARYTLIDSKDYELKGISSEYRGYLSHLVTHQVTNRIDIHIERINCHPMEIRRYYRQLAY from the coding sequence ATGATCAAGTATGACAGGCAGCACGAGCTGGACAGCGTCAATGGCGCGCTCGCGATTCGTCCCCAGATCGAGAGGGTGGTGGACGAGATCTGCGAGAGGGGCTACGACCTCATCTGCTACATGGGCATCGGCGGCACGTGGGCATCTGCGCTCCAGGTCGAGTCCCACGTCAAGGAGCTCAGCGACCTCCCCATCACGGTGGAGAACGCGGGGCAGTTCAACGTCGTGGGCAACAGGCGCATCACCAAAAAGAGCGTCGTGGTCTTCTCGTCCGTGTCCGGCAACACCGCAGAGATGGTCGCTGCGATGGAGACCCTCAAGAGGGAAGGCGTCACCACCATCGGGTTCGTGGACGTCGCGGACTCCCCGTTGGCCAAGGACGCCACCCACTGCATCACCTACCCCGAGAACGAGCAGCTCAAGTTCTCCATGGTCGCCGACCGCTTCATGGAGAACGCCGGACAGTTTCCGCAGTATGAGGAGTACTACGCTCAGCTTGACGCCAACCTCGCCGAAGGTCTCGCGAGCGTCGCCGTGGCGTCCGACGAGTTTGCGCGGGACTTTGCCCAAGAGCATCACGACGATCCGATCCACTACTTCGTCGGAGCTGGTGGGCAGTACGGCTCCACGTACTCCTACGCCATGTGCTACTGGGAGGAGCAGCACTGGTTGCGCACCAAGTCCATTCATGCCGCGGAGTTCTTCCATGGCATGTTCGAGGTCGTGGACAGGGACACCAATGTCACGGTCTTCCTAGGAGAGGACGCCGAGCGTCCGCTTGCCGAGCGTGTGGCCAAGTTCCTGCCCAAGGTCTGTGCGCGCTATACGCTGATCGATTCGAAGGACTACGAGCTCAAGGGGATCTCTTCCGAGTACCGTGGCTATCTGAGCCACCTCGTGACGCATCAGGTCACCAACCGCATCGACATTCACATCGAGCGCATCAACTGCCATCCGATGGAGATCCGTCGCTACTACCGCCAGCTCGCGTACTAG
- a CDS encoding alpha/beta hydrolase, with protein sequence MSTLSGDLYSKSLRITQHVNVIIPDESEDFWTKIDDGVRVLYLLHGLGSNSNEWTRFSMIEAYAKIYGFAVIMPDGNRSFYENMTYGPHYLDWISQELPGLIHTWFRLPSDRNHTFIAGESMGGFGALRIALENPDRYGGVVALSPVTDPLALVNDFSSLFFGSDEWRAVFGPSGPLEDDSIASTARMSVLSHGAGAIPRIIQMVGTDDPFCPYVEEVARELTRLGIQNSFSSWPGRHDFLFWNTAIERAIRMLCGMEGSGC encoded by the coding sequence ATGAGCACCCTGAGCGGAGACCTCTACTCCAAGTCACTGCGTATCACCCAGCATGTGAACGTGATCATACCAGATGAGTCCGAGGACTTCTGGACCAAGATAGATGATGGGGTCCGCGTCTTATACCTTCTGCACGGGCTTGGCTCCAACTCGAACGAGTGGACGCGTTTCTCGATGATCGAGGCTTACGCCAAAATCTACGGTTTCGCAGTCATCATGCCGGACGGCAACCGCAGCTTCTACGAGAACATGACCTACGGTCCGCACTACCTTGACTGGATCTCCCAAGAGTTGCCAGGCCTCATCCACACCTGGTTCAGGCTCCCCTCCGACAGGAACCACACGTTCATAGCGGGCGAGAGCATGGGCGGCTTTGGTGCCCTGAGGATTGCGCTCGAGAACCCTGACCGCTACGGAGGCGTCGTCGCCCTCTCCCCCGTCACAGACCCGCTGGCCCTCGTAAACGACTTCTCGAGCCTCTTCTTCGGCAGCGACGAGTGGAGGGCGGTGTTCGGACCCTCGGGACCCCTTGAGGACGACTCGATAGCAAGCACCGCGAGAATGTCCGTCCTCAGCCATGGTGCCGGCGCCATCCCCAGGATCATCCAGATGGTCGGAACCGATGACCCATTTTGTCCGTACGTCGAGGAGGTCGCACGGGAACTCACGCGCCTCGGCATACAAAACAGCTTCTCCAGCTGGCCCGGACGTCACGACTTCCTCTTCTGGAACACGGCCATAGAGCGCGCCATCCGCATGCTTTGCGGGATGGAAGGGTCAGGCTGCTAA
- a CDS encoding class I mannose-6-phosphate isomerase, giving the protein MYETRPCTHFPELGPAWRSWHDIAGAIDARLAATTAGPAVLALECYPGVDLSELERGILPLLSPSVVLRADDFSWDVDRVQARIADTITNDRVFGVMSHYTIDQFFDDERLEAARTKVAGAHGLAVVMGFGATLLCEPDLVVYADLTRWEIQCRHRRGMPNWKAGNDGEDALRKFKRGYFFEWRMADRLKQVVMPTADLVLDTNRPDDPRMVDGAACREALARLSARPFRLVPYFDQSVWGGRWMQEHFGLDPEAPNFGWAFDGVPEENSLLMDFGGIEVEVPALDLVFFHPDELLGPKVHARFGTEFPIRFDYLDTMGGGNLSLQVHPLTEYIRDRFGMAYTQDESYYILDAMAGSHVYLGVRTGVNKDDMVRDLERAAAGEIRFPDEAYVNRLPVDKHDHVHIPAGTVHCGGAGTVILEISATPYVFTFKLWDWGRVGLDGIPRPTHVEHGARNILTSRDTELCATRLIDRAADPHQNLSSQEGVVEEHTGLNELEFIETRRHWFTRSARLECHDSVNVLNLVEGGSARVESVDGPFEPFPVNYGETFIVPARVGTYRITNTSEADRRIAVIQAYVRN; this is encoded by the coding sequence ATGTATGAGACACGTCCCTGTACGCATTTCCCCGAATTGGGGCCCGCCTGGCGCAGCTGGCACGACATCGCCGGGGCCATCGATGCGCGGCTTGCCGCGACAACCGCCGGGCCTGCGGTCCTGGCGCTGGAATGCTATCCGGGCGTGGACCTATCCGAGCTTGAGCGAGGAATTCTCCCCCTCCTCTCGCCCTCCGTCGTGCTTCGAGCGGACGACTTCTCTTGGGACGTCGATCGCGTCCAAGCTCGAATCGCCGACACCATCACCAACGACCGCGTCTTCGGCGTCATGTCCCACTACACCATCGACCAGTTCTTTGACGACGAGCGCCTGGAGGCCGCACGCACGAAAGTGGCGGGAGCGCATGGCCTTGCGGTGGTCATGGGCTTCGGCGCCACCCTTCTCTGCGAGCCCGACCTTGTCGTCTATGCCGATCTCACCCGTTGGGAGATCCAGTGCCGCCACCGTCGTGGGATGCCCAACTGGAAGGCAGGCAACGACGGGGAGGACGCGCTGCGCAAGTTCAAGCGAGGCTACTTCTTCGAGTGGCGAATGGCGGACCGTCTCAAGCAGGTCGTGATGCCAACGGCCGACCTGGTGCTTGATACGAACCGTCCTGATGACCCACGCATGGTGGATGGCGCCGCCTGCAGGGAGGCGCTCGCTCGCCTGTCCGCTCGTCCCTTCAGGCTGGTCCCCTACTTCGATCAGAGCGTCTGGGGAGGCCGCTGGATGCAGGAGCACTTTGGCCTGGATCCCGAGGCACCCAATTTCGGCTGGGCCTTCGATGGCGTGCCGGAGGAGAACTCCCTTCTCATGGACTTTGGGGGCATCGAGGTGGAGGTGCCGGCACTCGATCTGGTCTTCTTCCATCCCGACGAGCTTCTGGGCCCCAAGGTGCATGCACGGTTTGGCACCGAATTCCCCATACGCTTCGACTACCTGGACACCATGGGTGGCGGCAACCTGAGCCTGCAGGTGCATCCGCTCACCGAGTACATCCGGGACCGCTTTGGCATGGCCTATACGCAGGATGAGAGCTACTACATCCTCGACGCCATGGCAGGGTCGCATGTGTACCTGGGCGTGAGGACCGGCGTCAACAAAGATGACATGGTGCGCGACCTCGAGCGCGCCGCCGCCGGGGAGATTCGCTTCCCCGATGAGGCCTATGTCAACCGCCTGCCGGTGGACAAGCATGACCACGTGCACATTCCCGCAGGCACAGTTCACTGCGGGGGCGCGGGCACCGTCATTCTCGAGATCAGCGCCACGCCCTATGTATTCACCTTCAAGCTGTGGGACTGGGGCCGCGTCGGCCTCGACGGCATCCCCCGTCCGACCCATGTGGAGCATGGTGCACGCAACATCCTGACCTCACGCGACACCGAGCTCTGCGCCACACGGCTCATCGACCGTGCGGCAGATCCGCACCAGAACCTCTCCTCGCAGGAAGGCGTGGTCGAGGAGCATACCGGTCTCAACGAGCTGGAGTTCATCGAGACGCGCCGCCACTGGTTCACGCGCTCCGCCAGGCTCGAATGTCACGACAGCGTCAACGTGCTCAACCTGGTGGAAGGCGGAAGCGCTCGGGTGGAGAGCGTCGATGGGCCCTTCGAGCCCTTCCCCGTGAACTACGGCGAGACCTTCATCGTGCCGGCACGGGTCGGCACCTACCGCATCACCAACACGAGCGAGGCGGACCGCCGCATTGCCGTCATCCAAGCCTATGTCCGCAACTAG
- a CDS encoding 6-phosphogluconolactonase, whose protein sequence is MNRLTSQEIFDWCSIPWRELDGRDKKIKLAVRKDRREMMEEIGSLMADEVKEHNAQGLPTKWVLPAGPCDEYDGFIRRVNEEGIDCTNLWVFHMDEFLDWQCRPYPVSDAYESLEGTMAACFYDRIDEELRPGEDHRIWPRITNLDYPDEMCDKLGGVDTVWAGVGATGLIAFDEEPRDYWCRPTVEEYADSKTRIVDINSDTMLAMAERSFGTCLDRVPPKGLTIGFHVICSARRAVYMVATGDWKKTVCRIMLFSDPTTEYPVTILPKYVSDVTLYTDEYTIDHPMSHETKGW, encoded by the coding sequence ATGAACAGGCTCACGAGTCAGGAGATCTTCGACTGGTGCTCCATCCCTTGGCGGGAGCTCGATGGGAGGGACAAGAAGATCAAGCTCGCCGTCCGCAAGGACCGCAGGGAGATGATGGAGGAGATAGGCAGTCTCATGGCCGACGAGGTCAAGGAGCACAATGCCCAGGGGCTGCCGACGAAGTGGGTGCTCCCCGCAGGTCCCTGCGACGAGTACGACGGCTTCATCAGGAGGGTGAACGAGGAGGGGATCGACTGCACGAACCTCTGGGTGTTCCACATGGATGAGTTCCTCGACTGGCAGTGTCGCCCGTATCCCGTCTCGGACGCCTATGAGAGCCTCGAGGGTACCATGGCGGCTTGCTTCTACGACAGGATCGACGAGGAGCTGCGGCCCGGGGAGGACCATAGGATCTGGCCAAGGATCACGAACCTCGACTACCCGGACGAGATGTGCGACAAGCTCGGCGGCGTCGACACCGTGTGGGCGGGCGTGGGGGCCACGGGCCTCATTGCGTTTGACGAGGAGCCTCGCGACTACTGGTGCCGACCGACGGTCGAGGAGTACGCAGACTCCAAGACGAGGATCGTCGACATCAACTCCGATACCATGTTGGCGATGGCGGAGCGCTCGTTCGGCACCTGCCTCGACCGCGTCCCGCCCAAGGGCCTTACCATCGGCTTCCACGTCATCTGTTCCGCCAGGCGGGCGGTCTACATGGTGGCGACCGGCGACTGGAAGAAGACGGTCTGCCGCATCATGCTCTTCAGCGATCCGACGACCGAGTACCCTGTCACCATCCTGCCCAAGTACGTGTCTGACGTGACGCTCTACACGGACGAGTACACGATCGACCACCCCATGTCACACGAGACGAAGGGGTGGTAG